A genomic stretch from Candidatus Schekmanbacteria bacterium includes:
- the pstC gene encoding phosphate ABC transporter permease subunit PstC produces the protein MSKVFDKIRKRFSAEFVFNKALFFSAICTMFLLIATFVTLLIESLPSIKKFGLKFISGKTWDPVANEFGALPFIAGTLLTSFIAVIIAMVFSIAIAIFLGEYFRKGIFSTFISSMIELLAGIPSVIYGFWGLFILVPVVREIEIKFNIAPFGIGIATASIILSIMIIPYSASVAREVITLVPTDIKEAAYSLGATRYEVIRKIIVPYVRSGIFAGILLALGRALGETMAVTMVIGNSNFLPKDIFGPGNTMASIIANEFAEASGNLYVSSLVEIALLLLIITIIINMAGKYIINRMSI, from the coding sequence ATGAGTAAAGTCTTTGATAAAATCAGAAAACGCTTCAGCGCAGAATTTGTGTTCAATAAAGCGCTTTTCTTTTCAGCAATTTGTACAATGTTCTTACTCATTGCGACATTTGTGACGCTGCTGATTGAATCTCTTCCTTCAATAAAAAAATTCGGTTTAAAATTCATTTCAGGCAAAACATGGGACCCTGTTGCCAATGAGTTCGGGGCACTTCCATTTATAGCAGGGACACTGCTTACGTCTTTTATTGCAGTAATCATTGCTATGGTTTTTTCTATCGCAATAGCAATTTTCCTGGGAGAGTATTTCAGGAAAGGCATTTTTTCAACATTCATCAGCAGTATGATAGAGCTTCTTGCCGGTATCCCTTCTGTTATTTATGGTTTCTGGGGACTATTCATTCTCGTACCTGTTGTAAGGGAGATTGAAATTAAATTTAACATAGCTCCGTTCGGTATTGGCATCGCGACTGCCTCTATCATACTTTCAATTATGATAATCCCTTATTCAGCCTCAGTGGCAAGAGAGGTTATAACCCTTGTACCCACTGACATAAAGGAAGCTGCCTATTCCCTGGGTGCTACGAGGTATGAGGTGATAAGGAAAATAATCGTACCATATGTCAGGTCCGGGATATTTGCAGGTATTCTTCTTGCGCTTGGCAGGGCTCTCGGCGAAACGATGGCTGTTACAATGGTTATTGGAAATTCCAATTTTCTGCCAAAAGATATCTTTGGTCCCGGCAACACAATGGCAAGCATAATAGCAAATGAATTTGCAGAAGCGTCAGGGAACCTTTATGTCTCATCGCTGGTTGAAATAGCGCTTCTTCTTTTAATTATAACCATCATAATAAACATGGCCGGAAAATATATAATAAACAGAATGAGTATCTGA